One window of the Salvia splendens isolate huo1 chromosome 1, SspV2, whole genome shotgun sequence genome contains the following:
- the LOC121750787 gene encoding protein REVEILLE 6-like: protein MSGDHLKIPAADSNLLPVAAEANASSGLDDPNKKIRKPYTITKSRESWSDQEHDKFLEALQLFDRDWKKIEAFIGSKTVIQIRSHAQKYFLKVEKNGTSEHVPPPRPKRKASHPYPQRASKNVPPRTAGPVQSSVARVETGYAVRRDPFSTPRNPISGSPLSSWNYNVVPAGCLSNVAKDDVRLASAANNYSTSSNDSTPCLWKSSEMDHELKATLCNTKIVMPDFAQVYGFIGSVFDPTTTDQLQRLRKMEPINVETVLMLMKNLCVNLVTPEFENHRKLLSSYKIATENVRAGSEIPSA from the exons ATGAGCGGTGACCACTTGAAAATTCCGGCGGCGGATAGTAATCTGCTTCCGGTGGCCGCTGAAGCGAATGCGTCCTCGGGTTTGGATGATCCGAATAAGAAGATCCGGAAGCCGTACACGATCACCAAGTCAAGAGAGAGCTGGAGTGATCAAGAGCATGATAAATTTCTCGAAGCGCTTCAGTT ATTTGATCGGGACTGGAAAAAGATTGAAGCATTTATTGGGTCAAAGACAGTTATCCAG ATACGTAGCCAtgcccaaaaatattttctgaAAGTCGAGAAGAATGGTACAAGCGAGCATGTGCCTCCCCCACGTCCAAAGAGAAAAGCTTCTCATCCTTATCCACAGAGGGCCTCAAAAAATG TTCCACCTCGAACAGCAGGTCCTGTGCAATCTTCGGTTGCTAGAGTGGAGACTGGATATGCTGTAAGGCGCGATCCGTTTTCAACTCCCAGAAATCCTATCAGTGGTTCACCATTGTCTTCTTGGAATTACAATGTTGTGCCAGCAGGATGTTTGTCAAATGTTGCAAAAG ATGATGTCCGATTAGCCAGTGCTGCCAATAATTATAGCACCAGCAGCAATGATAGCACTCCGTGTCTGTGGAAATCTAGTGAGATGGATCATGAATTAAAAGCGACATTGTGCAACACAAAGATAG TTATGCCGGATTTCGCTCAAGTTTATGGTTTCATTGGCAGCGTCTTCGATCCTACCACAACTGATCAATTGCAAAGGCTAAGGAAAATGGAGCCTATAAATGTTGAGACG GTACTGATGTTGATGAAGAACCTCTGCGTCAATTTGGTGACCCCTGAATTTGAGAATCAT AGAAAGTTGCTCTCTTCATATAAAATAGCAACTGAAAATGTCCGTGCTGGGAGTGAGATCCCGTCTGCATAG